From Balearica regulorum gibbericeps isolate bBalReg1 chromosome 13, bBalReg1.pri, whole genome shotgun sequence, a single genomic window includes:
- the AP1G1 gene encoding AP-1 complex subunit gamma-1 isoform X2 — protein sequence MLLLDERQDVHLLMTNCIKNDLNHSTQYVQGLALCTLGCMGSSEMCRDLAGEVEKLLKTSNSYLRKKAALCAVHVIRKVPELMEMFLPATKNLLNEKNHGVLHTSVVLLTEMCERSPDMLAHFRKLVPQLVRILKNLIMSGYSPEHDVSGISDPFLQVRILRLLRILGRNDDDSSEAMNDILAQVATNTETSKNVGNAILYETVLTIMDIKSESGLRVLAINILGRFLLNNDKNIRYVALTSLLKTVQTDHNAVQRHRSTIVDCLKDLDVSIKRRAMELSFALVNGNNVRGMMKELLYFLDSCEPEFKADCASGIFLAAEKYAPSKRWHIDTIMRVLTTAGSYVRDDAVPNLIQLITNSVEMHAYTVQRLYKAILGDYSQQPLVQVASWCIGEYGDLLVSGQCEEEEPIQVTEDEVLDILESVLISNMSASVTRGYALTAIMKLSTRFTCTVNRIKKVVSIYGSSIDVELQQRAVEYNALFKKYDHMRPALLERMPVMEKVTTNGPTEIVQTNGETEPAVLETKPPPSGLQPASQANDLLDLLGGSDITPVIPTAPTSKPASAGGELLDLLGDINLTGSPVSAPVPQIAQPPFLLDGLSSQPLFNDIAAGIPSITAYNKNGLKIDFTFERSNTNPSVTVITIQASNSTELDMTDFVFQAAVPKTFQLQLLSPSSSVIPAFNSGTITQVIKVLNPQKQQLRMRIKLTYNHKGSAMQDLAEVNNFPAQSWQ from the exons ATGTTGCTGCTGGATGAGAGACAGGATGTCCATCTTCTTATGACCAATTGCATCAAGAA TGACCTTAATCACAGCACGCAATATGTGCAGGGGCTGGCACTCTGCACTCTTGGCTGCATGGGCTCCTCAGAAATGTGCAGAGACCTTGCAGGAGAGGTGGAAAAGCTCCTCAAAACTTCCAACTCCTATCTTAGGAAGAAG GCAGCATTGTGCGCTGTTCATGTCATTAGAAAGGTGCCTGAACTCATGGAGATGTTCCTGCCAGCCACCAAAAACTTGCTGAATGAGAAGAACCATG GTGTTCTTCATACATCAGTTGTCCTCCTCACAGAGATGTGTGAGAGAAGCCCAGACATGCTTGCACACTTTAGAAAG CTTGTTCCCCAATTAGTTCGTATTCTGAAGAACCTTATCATGTCTGGATATTCACCAGAGCATGATGTGTCTGGGATCAGTGACCCCTTTTTGCAG GTACGAATCCTGCGGTTACTAAGAATTTTAGGGCGAAATGATGATGATTCTAGTGAAGCAATGAATGATATACTTGCACAG gttgcCACTAATACAGAAACAAGTAAAAACGTGGGAAATGCCATTCTCTATGAAACTGTGCTGACTATTATGGACATAAAATCTGAGAGTGGACTGAGA GTGTTAGCCATTAACATCCTAGGCCGTTTCTTATTAAACAACGACAAAAATATTAG ATATGTAGCTTTGACATCATTGCTGAAAACTGTACAGACAGACCATAATGCAGTACAGCGGCATAGAAGCACGATTGTGGACTGCCTGAAGGATCTGGATGTCTCCATTAAAAG GCGTGCAATGGAACTGAGTTTTGCTCTTGTTAATGGGAACAACGTCCGTGGAATGATGAAGGAGTTGCTGTATTTCCTAGATTCCTGTGAACCAGAATTCAAGGCAGACTGTGCATCTGGAATATTTCTTGCAGCTGAAAA ATACGCTCCTTCCAAACGCTGGCACATAGACACAATTATGAGAGTCTTAACGACG GCAGGAAGTTATGTTCGTGATGATGCTGTTCCCAATCTGATTCAGCTGATAACTAATAGTGTGGAGATGCATGCCTACACTGTGCAGAGACTCTACAAAGCCATCCTTGGTGATTACTCCCAG CAGCCTCTGGTGCAAGTGGCCTCTTGGTGCATAGGAGAGTATGGAGATCTTCTGGTGTCTGGTCAGTGTGAAGAGGAGGAACCAATACAG GTAACAGAGGATGAAGTTCTTGATATTTTAGAAAGTGTCCTGATATCTAATATGTCTGCATCTGTTACACGAGGCTATGCTCTCACTGCCATCATGAAGCTTTCCACAAGGTTCACCTGCACTGTCAA tcGCATTAAGAAGGTAGTTTCCATTTACGGCAGCAGCATTGATGTGGAGCTACAGCAGAGGGCAGTGGAATATAATGCGCTTTTCAAGAAATATGATCACATGAG GCCAGCCCTGCTTGAGAGAATGCCAGTAATGGAGAAAGTCACCACAAATGGCCCTACTGAGATTGTACAGACCAACGGAGAGACAGAGCCAGCGGTACTGGAAACCAAACCTCCACCCTCTGGATTGCAGCCTGCTAGCCAG GCAAATGATTTGTTGGACTTGTTGGGGGGAAGTGATATAACACCTGTAATCCCAACTGCACCTACAAGCAAGCCAGCCTCTGCTGGTGGGGAGCTCCTTGACCTCCTGGGAGACATCAACCTAACAG GTTCTCCAGTATCTGCCCCTGTGCCCCAGATAGCACAGCCTCCATTCCTGCTTGATGGACTTTCATCACAGCCTCTCTTCAATGATATTGCTGCAG gAATCCCTTCAATTACTGCATATAACAAGAATGGGCTGAAGATTGACTTCACCTTTGAGAGGTCAAACACCAACCCTAGCGTCACTGTAATCACGATACAGGCCTCCAACAGCACAGAGCTGGATatgacagattttgttttccaagctgCTGTACCAAAG acattccagctgcagctcctgtctCCCAGCAGCAGTGTCATACCTGCATTTAACTCGGGGACCATCACACAGGTCATTAAGGTCCTGAATCCACAAAAG